GCCAAGCAAGCAGCTATACAATACGTTAATTAGGCAAAGCGGCGGTACTTTAATCAGTAAGTTAACATgataatttatttataatatatagtaATATTAATCATTTTGTTGAGTTGAAATGTAATGGCAATTTATCCAACATTTGAGACATTTTAGTCTACAGTGACATGGGACTATGAATAGCCCGTGAGCTGCTTAGTCTGCTTAATATTTATGGTTCCGGGAGGATAGCTCCTAATATTTAAGAGATGCTCTGACCTTTTTTTAGTACCAACaccactaaatataaataaaatatattaaaacattctACCCCACTCACCAGGCTATAGATCATCTCATAGATCACTGCTCCCAGACACCACCAGTCCACGGTCCGGTCGTACGCTTCCTTACGAAGAACCTCTGGTGCCAGGTactgcagacagaaaaagaggaagttGGCATATTCTCTTTTTACAACAGCTATCACTTTCAATCCACTTTAAATACCTAACCATGTTTGATGCACACagttgtgtttgacagataaTTAATTTGATGTCCTTTTCCTGTTTACaagcatatttgtttttacGCACTTCTGGAGTCCCACAGAAAGTCGAGGTGGTTCCCTCCGGCTCTATACCTTCTTTGCACAGCCCAAAATCTGTCAGCACCACATGGCCCTGCACACAGCAAACCACATATATTTCAGTTACACacatataattataataaaaacatggagGAGTTGAAGATTACAGTAACAAATGTTCTGTATTGGACTCACCTGAGAGTCAAAGAGAATATTCTCCGGCTTCAGATCTCTGCAGAGACAATAACAAGCAGACTATCATTATAGTAAAAAAGATctgagtttcacaataaaatccCAAGCCCCTACGATTACGACATGATCCAGGACAAgtcaataaatgtgtgtccaaTCTGACCTGTAAACGATGTTAAGGGAATGAAGATAGCCGATGGCGCTCGCTACCTCGGCCGCGTAGAATCTCGCTCTGGGCTCGGAGAAACACCTCTCTCTTTGCAGGTGGAAGAAGAGctacagaaagagaaaaaggggcTGATTGAAAGACAGATTatggagaggatggagggagaaGTAAAAATGACATCaacaaagaataaaatacttttaaccAGCTTTCTGGTTAAACAGCAAAGTGTCTGTGTTTGAAGAAAGGTCTGCTGGCTGCTCGCCTAAAAGCTGCGATTTTATTTGATAAGCGTAAATAAAGGGTTACCTATTAGGACATTGTTACACAGCCAGCGGAACAATAAGgaaacaaaatgtccaaaaacaaaatgatatgaTGTTAAACCAGGTCTTAGTCCGGTTTGATCACAGTGGGGACGTTTACCATATAAACAAACTTGTTTTGTATGTGCATATATTGTAGATATTTAGTTTTAGACACATACCTCTCCCCCATTCACATAGTCTAGGACAAAGTAGAGCTTCTCGGGGGTCTGGAAGGAGTAGTGGAGCCGAACCAGAAAGGGATGTTTCAGACTCTTCAGCAACACATTTCTCTCTGCCATAATGTTCTTTTGCTAAAGAGAGGAGACATCTGTTTACCCTGTGTACTAAAGTGTGATTTTTAATGCCTGCGGGGCACATTTTTTTTGCAGGAAACATTTTAACTAGGCACAGAAAGCACCCATGTGAATAATTTAAATACTGTATTCTATAAAGCTGCTTTGATGTTAAAATGCTGTGAAGTATTTTAGTAGTGCAGTCCAAATAAGCTGTGAATATCATCAGATCTGGACTGATTCCAGCGTCTAgagtttatacattttatttgatgatcAGCAATGTGATAGTTTTGCTAAGTTGCTTTTATTATAcaactgaaaatataaattaaaaaggtaattATTTGATAAAGAACATGATCACATTAGGGAAATCATGTTGTCCAAAACTACATGAAAGTTTTTagcacactttattttattaatcaacCAGTGTTTTTAACTGGATAATAATTGTCTAAATGCTGTTTCAGATTATCTTCCTAGGGAGGCAAAGGTCAACATAGTCAACTTTCTGTAACTTAGACATCTCAGGTGTTTAAGTTTGAAAAGAAGTGAACACTTCCCCTTTAGCTGAAGCAAACTAATGAAATGAggacaagtgtgtgtgctcagatTCCCTCGTTGTGTTGTCAGAGTTGCTCATTTTATATTCTGGGAGTTGTAAAACTTGTCCTTTGTACAGAACAAGCTGTAGATTAGATGAGATTCCCATCGTGTTGCTGCGTCAAAACACTGTTTACTAATAACAGtcaaacccaaacacacacacattttcatctgGGTAGATAGAGCTACTTTCCACCATCTATTTCTTAATACATCATTATTTCTAAAAGTGTTATGCACTAAAGACAAACTTTACATATAGCagattgtttatgtttctttcagaacatatttcctattttttcaaatatttttgctCTGAAGCTTTCCAAGTAAAAACTGTGGGCCTCTAAAAATGAAAATtctccatatttaagaaaagtTTATCACAAAATGACTTCAGGTAAGATTTAGTTTCTGTTAGGTACAAAGAGGTTGGAAAGCAAGTGAGTATCAACTATAATTCAAAATAGAAACTTGAGTGGGAGAGCAGAGCGCACCTCTTTCTTCTTGAGGATGACTTTCTTCTGCAGCACTTTGACGGCGTAGAATTTGCTGTCAGATTTGAGCTTGGCGAGCAGGACCTGCATAAAGGTGTGTTGGTGAGAGGTTTGTTTAGTAAACAGCCTACACCACCATCTCGTCATGATATCTCATTTAACTCCACTGAGAACACAACCCAGATATACTATGTGATCTATGGAAACAGATGATACTGAGAAATCTGAGAAGAGCAATGAAACAAGGTCTGACAactcagaaaaatacaaatgtcatgATTCTGAAAGAATAACTGCAAAGGTTTTTATTGTTTCCCTTAACATAAACATATCTCtagtgctttttattttcctagTATTTTGATCATGATATTCTAACTTCAAAAGGCCTCAGTGGGCTGTAAAGTTAATGATTCATGAAGCAGCCAGAACCTTTTGATCAGACAGGAGTCAGCAGGTAGAGTCCTGTCTGCAAAGTCAGCAACAGCTCACTATCTCACATTGTCTAAGAAGGTCACTTTATAAAATGGCTGCCATTAATAAGATCCCCCTCAGGTAACTCTTCATGTaaaatgaccccccccccactaatTAATTTCTGCAACAGAGACTATCATTTGACACGACAGCAGACTTGGTCTAGTTTAAACTGCTCTCACTGCAGGTGAATATGTGACCTGTCGCAATAAAGAAAGTGCtggaaggaaaaacaacaataaattgataaatagataaataattaattgttCCACTGTTACCTTTCCAAAGGTCCCTTTGCCAATGACAGCCATGAAGTCAAAGTCAGTGGGCCTGGCACTGAGACAAGATAGAGAGAATACTTTTAAATTGTGGACAAGAGAACAGAACTGAGTTACTGAATTTAGTCTCAACATCTTATGAAAATGTCTCAGGCCAGACAGCTAAAAATGTACTTAGAGCAGAGACAGCACTAGTGTATTTTGGCTAGATTTGTTGCAAAGGGTCTTGTGCATGAATACAAAAGAAATCCATgcttcagtgagagcagagctACTGACTGTGGGTTTGCGGAAGGTCCCAGGTTGACTTCATCatgagaagaggaggatggtgACCGCAGCTGGAGGAAAGGTAAACAcgaaaaaagttttaaaagaacTTCACCCAAACACAATGTTTAGGTGTCAAAATCTCTTTCCTTCCTGCAGAGTAACCTGAACAAAGATGCGTTTTCTAAATTTAGAAAATGAGgagaacattttttcatttgttaagcATTTCAAAAAGAATGTTAATGTCAAGGATAAAGTAGAACTTCTAATATGCACTAACGCTTGTAGGTTAACTATTAATCCGAAGTTGAACATTTATTCACGTAATTTCTGACTTTATtctcaaaatgcaaaaaaccCCAACATTTAGCCATATACCTGGGTGAGTGTTTTTAAGACAAATGAATCTCCATACACTGGTATCATGGGAACAGTTGTGCCGAAAGGTTAAGCAATATTAAGCCTGATTATGAAAACACGAGGATCTGAGTCACACTGCCTTACACTGCATGATCACTTTGTAATTACAGAACTTTAGATCAAAAGATCCCCCTGTTAAAGATCATCCATTTGATATATGAATGCATTGAGGGATATGCCT
The Eleginops maclovinus isolate JMC-PN-2008 ecotype Puerto Natales chromosome 1, JC_Emac_rtc_rv5, whole genome shotgun sequence genome window above contains:
- the sgk2a gene encoding serine/threonine-protein kinase Sgk2 isoform X2; this encodes MATANCNLRSPSSSSHDEVNLGPSANPHARPTDFDFMAVIGKGTFGKVLLAKLKSDSKFYAVKVLQKKVILKKKELFFHLQRERCFSEPRARFYAAEVASAIGYLHSLNIVYRDLKPENILFDSQGHVVLTDFGLCKEGIEPEGTTSTFCGTPEYLAPEVLRKEAYDRTVDWWCLGAVIYEMIYSLPPFYSRDVGEMYDAILHKALPLPPGKSEAACSLLVGLLQKDQHRRLGAIADFLEIKNHIFFSPINWDDLYHKRITPPYNPNVKGPADTQHIDPEFTREMVPNSVSRTPELNGSNSSNNAFNGFSFVATEDSFL
- the sgk2a gene encoding serine/threonine-protein kinase Sgk2 isoform X1, which gives rise to MATANCNLRSPSSSSHDEVNLGPSANPHARPTDFDFMAVIGKGTFGKVLLAKLKSDSKFYAVKVLQKKVILKKKEQKNIMAERNVLLKSLKHPFLVRLHYSFQTPEKLYFVLDYVNGGELFFHLQRERCFSEPRARFYAAEVASAIGYLHSLNIVYRDLKPENILFDSQGHVVLTDFGLCKEGIEPEGTTSTFCGTPEYLAPEVLRKEAYDRTVDWWCLGAVIYEMIYSLPPFYSRDVGEMYDAILHKALPLPPGKSEAACSLLVGLLQKDQHRRLGAIADFLEIKNHIFFSPINWDDLYHKRITPPYNPNVKGPADTQHIDPEFTREMVPNSVSRTPELNGSNSSNNAFNGFSFVATEDSFL